A single region of the Nicotiana sylvestris chromosome 6, ASM39365v2, whole genome shotgun sequence genome encodes:
- the LOC104241143 gene encoding uncharacterized protein translates to MGETASLQIDQNHPLFLASTDTPGVALHDMKFTRPENYGLWSRSMRMALLVKNKLGFIEGTCLKSSYKGELANQWERCNTVVLSWIGRTMSAELQPSIIYASNAKTVWNEFKERFDKSNLTRFYLLWIQIGSLKQGTDSIASNYTKMKDLWDEIDLLVPAPGYDCEETRPFIEQFKNLRLLQFLVGLNEIYSQVRSQILLKTPVLTVNQAYALVIQEESQRELGVLEVNREPLTMLAGQNQGYKAKKIGIVCEHYGYKGHLKENCYKIIGYPPDFKSKKKQQGQENKVYANMISEETAGSSQGQLGQFFTESQYKQILDLLNKTPAGDCQALMAGSLQWEGDGDW, encoded by the exons ATGGGAGAAACAGCGAGTCTTCAGATTGATCAAAATCATCCTCTATTTTTAGCATCTACAGACACACCTGGAGTTGCATTGCACGATATGAAGTTCACTAGACCTGAAAATTATGGTTTGTGGAGCAGATCGATGCGGATGGCACTTTTGGTGAAGAACAAGCTAGGGTTCATTGAAGGAACCTGCTTGAAAAGCTCTTACAAAGGAGAATTGGCGAATCAATGGGAAAGATGCAACACAGTAGTTCTTTCATGGATAGGACGCACAATGTCTGCAGAATTACAGCCGAGTATCATCTATGCATCAAATGCAAAGACAGTATGGAATGAGTTTAAAGAGAGGTTTGATAAATCTAACCTTACTCGTTTTTACCTTCTGTGGATACAAATTGGATCGCTAAAGCAAGGTACTGATTCTATAGCATCGAACTATACAAAAATGAAAGACCTTTGGGATGAAATAGATCTGTTAGTTCCAGCACCAGGTTATGATTGTGAAGAGACGAGACCTTTCATTGAACAGTTTAAGAATTTACGTTTACTGCAATTCTTAGTTGGACTTAATGAAATCTATAGCCAAGTAAGAAGCCAGATATTACTGAAAACACCAGTGCTAACTGTAAACCAGGCTTATGCTTTGGTTATTCAAGAGGAAAGCCAACGTGAGTTAGGTGTGCTTGAAGTGAACAGGGAACCCTTGACTATGCTGGCAGGACAGAATCAAGGCTATAAAGCTAAGAAGATTGGGATTGTTTGTGAGCATTATGGATACAAAGGACATCTCAAGGAAAATTGTTACAAAATCATAGGGTATCCTCCTGATTTTAAAAGCAAGAAGAAACAACAGGGCCAAGAAAACAAAGTTTATGCTAACATGATTTCAGAAGAGACTGCAGGTTCCTCTCAAGGACAACTTGGACAATTTTTTACTGAAAGCCAGTACAAGCAAATATTAGATCTTTTGAACAAAACACCTGCAGGTGATTGTCAGGCACTTATGGCAG GGTCTTTACAATGGGAAGGTGATGGGGATTGGTAG